A genomic window from Lotus japonicus ecotype B-129 chromosome 1, LjGifu_v1.2 includes:
- the LOC130744576 gene encoding uncharacterized protein LOC130744576: MSIQRRFSSVEHPQTNGQAESANKVILRGLKRRLFEAKGAWLDELPVVIWSYKTTQHSTTGETPFRMTYGADAMLPVEINNSSWRTAPQFEGQNPSNMAVELDLLSETRDEARIRKSAMKQRAAAKYDTKVRPRAMQEGDLVLKKRTGNTGNKLDSIWEGPYRILKVSGKGGYHLESLDGRRVPRSWNAASLRYYYS; encoded by the coding sequence ATGAGTATCCAGAGAAGATTCTCTTCAGTGGAGCACCCTCAGACCAATGGGCAAGCAGAATCAGCAAATAAGGTAATCTTGCGGGGTTTGAAGCGCCGACTATTTGAGGcaaagggagcttggttggacgAACTCCCGGTTGTGATTTGGTCCTATAAGACAACACAACATTCAACCACAGGGGAGACTCCTTTCAGGATGACCTACGGGGCGGACGCCATGCTGCCCGTGGAGATAAACAACAGCTCTTGGAGGACAGCGCCGCAGTTCGAGGGCCAGAATCCTTCCAACATGGCAGTGGAGCTAGACTTGTTATCTGAAACGCGAGACGAGGCTCGTATCAGAAAATCcgcgatgaagcagcgagccGCAGCGAAATATGACACGAAGGTCCGCCCGAGGGCGATGCAGGAGGGGGACTTGGTGCTTAAGAAACGAACCGGGAACACAGGGAACAAGTTGGACTCAATCTGGGAGGGCCCTTACAGGATTTTGAAGGTATCAGGAAAGGGGGGCTATCACCTCGAGAGCTTAGATGGGAGGCGAGTTCCGCGGTCTTGGAATGCGGCAAGCTTGAGgtactattacagttga